ATGCCGTGCAAGCCCTGCTGAGCTGCACTATGGGCAAGGGCAATCTTATTTACCGGGGAACCGGCAAGCAGGCGTTCTCTTTTTACAACCGGACAGACGGCAAAAAACTGAGGGTCTGCCTCAAGCCGGGCAAGAATAACGGAATGGAACGTCCCCAGTGGCAAGCACACCTCCTAAGTGCCCCGCTGGATGAAATCTTCAGCTTTTCAGAGCCCAAGAAAGACCTGCCGGAAAGGGCCAGACTCTTTCAGACTCTGGTATGTGATGTCTGCGGAGAGGGCGCACCGGAACACAAAATGCGCTTTCAGAACGGTAAAACAGTCTGTCTGGATTGTTTTACCACCTATGACCGGGGCTGGTAACGTAAGCAAGGCCTATATTAAGCGGTTAATCCTGCTTACTCCCTGCAGATAAGCAGCAATGAAAAACACAAAGAAAGGTAAGTGCAGTTATGAAAAAAGTTATCCCATTTATACTGGCACTCTCGCTGGTAGCCTGCACAGTGGCTGGCTGCGGAGATAGCCAAACAGATGACCCTTCAGACAACACCTCAACCCGTACTATTACTGACAGTGTGGGGCGTACGGTTGAAATCCCCACCGTAGTAGAGAAGATTGTCCCGCTGGGTAATACCCCCCGGATGATTAGTTATCTAGGTCTGGCGGACAAGGTAGTGGGACTGGGCGGCATGGATGCAAGCAATGTTACCCCGGTTACCGCCTACGCTTATGCCAACAAAGACGTATGGGCTAATGTACCCCTGGTGGGTACAGATGCCGCCGGAGCAACCGACTATTATCCGGAAGAAATTATCAGCTGTGACCCGGACGTAATCCTGTGTTCTTATACCAAAGAACTGGCTGATGAAATCCAGACCAAAACCGGTATTCCGGTAGTGGCAGTGCCTATGGGCACTTTATTCGAGACTGATTATAAAGATGCGCTCCGGCTGCTGGGAAATGTCTGCGGCGTGGGAGCCCGGGCTGAAGCCGTTATTACTTATATAAATGACTGCCTGGCTGATTTGGCCACCAGAACTGCCGGTATTCCGGACCAGGGCAAACCCTCGGTTCTGGGAGCGGCAGCTACCTTCAAGGGCATGCACGGTCTGGACGGAGTATATACCAAATATGCAGTTTTTGAGGTTATTTCCGCTAACGACGTTACCGAAGGCCTATCCAACACTTCCGGTGCTTTGCTAATTGACAAAGAGCAGATTATTGTCTGGAATCCCCAGTACATATTCCTGGACAGCGGCGGTGTTGGTCTGGTCAGGGCTGACTACAATGACAATCCGGGCTTATATGCCCAGCTGACTGCAGTGCAGAGCGGCAATCTTTATCAATATCCCAGCTCTACTTCATACTATTCCAACCTTGAAATACCCATTGTAAACGCCTATTATGTGGCCAGCCTGCTCTATCCGGAGCAGTTCAGTGACATAGACTTCAACCAGAAGGCTAACGAAATTTTCAGCTTTTTCCTGGGTATTGACAACTACCTGAGTATCTTAGAGTCTGCCGGGGCTGGTTACGGCAAAGTAACCCTTGGTTAGGATTGATGGAAGAAAACCGGACTAATCAATTTCATTTATACAATGCCTTTCTGAGGCGGAAAAGGCTGGTATTCCTGATTGCCGCAGTGGCAACAGTGGTGGCCGCCCTTTTCGCCGTGGGGGCAGGGTCTTTACATATTACCCTGCCGGACGTAGTCAAAACCCTTTTCGGGAACGGCTCCGACCTGTCCCAGATGGTTATCTTTAATATAAGGCTGCCGCGAGTGGTGGCCGCTATTGCGGTGGGGGCAATTCTGGCAGTTTCGGGGGCAGTAATGCAATGCGTCCTGCGCAACCCCCTGGCCTCAGCCTCCACACTGGGTGTCTCCCATGGGGCAGCCTTCGGGGCAGCCGTGGGTATTATCGTCTTTGGCGGCGGAGTGGTTAATTCAGACTCCGCCGCTACGGCGGTTTCCATAAATAACCCATATATTGTAACCCTGTGTGCCTTTATCTGCGGTTCTTTATCTACCTTTGTGGTCATACTTTTGTCCCAGCTTAAAAAAGATTTGGGGCCGGGCGGGCTTATTCTGGCCGGGGTGGCCTTAAGCTCTCTGTTTACCGGCGGCACAACACTCCTCCAGTATTTTGCTGACGAAACCAAAATCAGTTCGGTGGTTTTCTGGACATTCGGCAACATGGGGGCAGCCAGCTGGACGGAGATTCTGATACTTGCCATTGTATTTGCAGCTTCCATAACCTATTTCCTGCTTAACCGCTGGAACTATAATGCCATGGAAGGCGGAACAGACACGGCCAAAAGTCTGGGGGTCAATACCCGGGCAGTTATGCTTATCAGTATGTGCATCTGCACGCTGACCGCAGCGGTGGCGGTCTCTTTTGTAGGAATTATCAGCTTTGTGGGTCTGGTTGCCCCCCATATTATGCGCCGTTTTGTGGGCAACGATTACCGTTATCTTATACCCTGCTCCGCAGCAGCCGGGGCTTTGCTGCTGGTTCTGGCTGATACTTTCGGCAGGCTGGTTATTGCTCCCGTTATACTGCCGATAGGCGCCATCACTTCATTCCTGGGTGCTCCGCTATTTCTGTTCCTTTTATTCAGGGGGTTTAAGAGCAATGATTGAAATAAATGATGTCAGCTTTGCCTATAACAAGGCCGGCAAAAACGTGCTGGAGGATATCAGCTTTGACATTCAGGATAACCGCTGTATTGCCATTCTGGGCACCAACGGGGCAGGTAAAAGCACTCTGCTAAAGTGTATAAACCGTATTTGCCCCGCCCAGAAGGGGGTGGTAATGGTTAACAGTCAAAGTATTTTTGATATGAGCAGTAACGCTATAGCCCAGAATATTGCTTATGTGCCCCAGAACAACCGGGCTATAAACATGACCGTATTTGACACTATTCTGCTGGGGCGTAAACCCTACATCAAGTGGGATGCATCTCTGGAAGACCGGCGGATTGTATACGATATAATGCAGAAAATGAAACTGGAAGACTTTGCCCTGCGTAATGTCTCCAGCCTTTCGGGCGGTGAGGCTCAGAAGGTCATGCTGGCAAGGGCACTGGCTCAAGAGCCGAAACTGCTGCTGCTTGACGAACCTACCAGCAACCTTGACCCGCGTAACCAGCACGAAGTACTACGGATAGTAAAAAGCATTGCAAAAGAACATAATACCTGTGTTGCCATAATTCTGCATGACCTTAATCTGGCTATCCGCTACTGTGACCGTTTTGTCTTCCTGAAAAACTCCCGCATATTCTCTTACGGCGGGCTGGAGACCATGACACCCGAAAATATTGAATCGGTTTACCGTATTCATGTCCATATCATGGAATACATGAATATCCCGGTCATAGTACCCTTCCCGGACGAGAAAGTAGCACCGGAACTGCCCAGCCAAACTCTGCCTGAACCAGTCAGCGAAGCCTGAACGGCTGCACAGAAATAACGCCCACGATAAACACAGGCTTTCAACAGACCTGCTTATCTAGACACATAACGCGTCTGCCTTGGAATAACTATCCTGGTTGCTCTGTCTGTTTTTACAGGGTTTTTTAAAGTACCGAAGATGCCGCTCTGGCGTCAATTTCCGGTATGTGAGTAATACCAGATTTCCTGTTTGAGTACCGCCATAAATTCTTGCCGCGCATACTGCTCATGCCACGGGCAGTGACCGCACCGTCTGAGCAAAACCGATGAAAACCCGGTCAGATTGTCTCCTAAATATTCAAAGACCGGTTTTGCCGGGTGAGAGTCATAATCCCCGTGGATAGCAACCACCGGACATTTCAGCAAAGCCAGATACCCTGCAAATTTATTTCCCTGCCGCAAAGCAAGTGCCTCCTGCCAGACAGATTTATATGTTTGGTAACTGCACTCTGCCGCTGTATCAGGCAGATTCAGAGAAGAATAGGTATCCGCCTGCAGAAACAGTTCCCCTATTTCGGTCATAGCCCCATCAGCAACAGCAGTATTATCAGCTTCAGCCAGCAGACGGTTCAAAGCTGTTAATCTACTCTTCTGTTCTGTATTCAACCGCCCCAGGCGGATATCAGCAATGCCATTTGCTTCTGCCTGACAGAATGGCGGGCAAGATACCAGTATCAGTTTTGAAATATACTGCGGGCAGGCCGCTGCCAGCATAATGCCCAGCCACGCCCCCCATGAATAACCCAACAGCACTACTTTTTGTTGCCCCGTACGGGCAATGTCCCGCAGATAATCTATCTGCTCCTTTATGCTGAGACTGTAAAGACGCGGCTCAATAACCCCCTTTATTGGGCTTATATCCTCTGCCAAGTGAGCCAGTTCCCCGCCTGCACCCGGCCCGCCATGCAAAAACATCAAAGTGTACGGCGGTTTTCCGTGCAGAACAACCCGGTCGGTCAAATCACCCATACCAGAATATTAGCACTACCGGCCTTTAAACCAAATGGTTTTTTGCTCAAACCAAACATTCTCTTGACAAATATCTGTTTAGATACTAAATTATATAGTAACTAAACTATAAAGGGCGGGTTTCTAAAGGGAGATGCCTGAAAAACAGTTTCCGGGAGAATCCGATACTGCAAGGTATGAGCTGTTACAGCGGCTGCTGCTCCGTATGTTTTCTTTAATGAAAAATGTTCAGCGGGATGCTTCAGTCATAAAGCCCTCCCTCAGCCCTCCCCAGGCCAGATTGGTCTTGATAATAAGCAGGTACAGTGATTCGGGAATATCCGTCAAGGAGCTAGCCCGCCTGACTTCAGTAACCCCCGGTGCTATTACCCAATTTATAAATACCCTGGTTGACAAAAAACTGATAACACGGGAAACAGACCCGGCTGACAGACGCAGTATAAAGATAAAGCTGACCCCGTCTGCCAGAAATGAAATCCATCAGTTCAAAAATGTACTTTTCAACTCTGCAGCTAAAAAATTTGATGCCCTGAATACTGATGAACTTAAAGAAATCACCAGAATAATGGCCAAGGTCAACCCCGAAATAATTACCAAAGAAGAAATGTTTTAGCCCAGTAACAGATATATTGCCTTTGTATCAGAAGGAGATACCCTTGTGGAAATTAATTAAGTCACTCAAACCGTTTACCCTGTCTGTCATATTTATTTTTATCCTGCTGCTGGGTCAGGCCATGAGTGACTTGTCCTTGCCGGACCTTATGTCAAAAATTATAAACATAGGCGTACAGCAACAGGGCATTGAAAACGCCACCCCTACAGCCATACGTTCCAGCGAAATGTCCCGCATACTCCTTTTTGTAGACAGTGAAGACAAGGCAGCAGTCACCGGGTACTACATACTGCTGGATAAAAATTTGCTGTCTGCCGCTGAATATAACCAATACCTGGAGTCCTATCCCGGTTTGGCAAACGAACCTATATATAAGCTGAATACTGATGATGAAAATGCCCTGAACCGCTTAAACACCGTTATGCCTCTGCCGATACTGATGGTATCGTATATTGAAAACGGGACGGCGGCTGATATTCTGGGTGGCCAGTTTGAATTGCCTGACGGAGCAGATATATTTGAGGTACTGGCAAATTTACCGGCAGAACAGCTTGATGCCATTATCCAGAGTGCCAAAAGCCATCTGTCCGCTATACCCGAAAGTATGGTTGCCCAATCCGCCGTAAGTTATCTGGCCACAGAGTATCAAACTATCGGCATTGACCTGAACAGGCTGCAAATGAACTATATGTTCAGAATCGGCGGGCTGATGCTGCTGCTTACGCTGGTCAGTGTAACCCTTTCGGTTACCGTAGGATTTCTGTCCGCAAGGGTAGCCGCAGGCTTCGGCAGGGACACCCGCCGCAAGGTTTTTACCAAGGTGGAAAGTTATTCCAACAGCGAATTTGATAAATTTTCTACGGCCTCTCTTATAACCCGCTCTACCAATGATATCCAGCAGATACAAATGATACTGGTCATGCTGCTCAGAATCGTGTTCTACGCCCCTATTATGGGTGTAGGCGGCATAATCAAAGCCCTAGGGCAGGATGTATCCATGTCATGGATTATTGCCTCCGCCGTAATGGCGATACTGGCTATGATAAGCGTGGTTTTCGCAGTAGCAATACCCAAGTTCAGAATAATCCAGAAGTTTGTTGATAAATTAAATCTGGTTACCCGTGAGATGCTAAGCGGGCTGATGGTTGTGCGCGCATTTAACAAGCAGCAACTGGAAGAAACGAAATTTGAAAAAGCCAACGCAGACCTTACTAAAACATCTCTGTTTATCAACCGGATAATGGTATTTATGATGCCGGCCATGATGCTGATAATGAACGGGGTGGGGGTGCTGATTATCTGGGTGGGAGCACATCAGATAGATGCAGGTGCCATGCAGGTAGGCAATATGATGGCATTTATGCAATACTCCATGCAGATTATTATGGCCTTCCTTATGGTCTCCATGGTATTTGTAATGATGCCCAGAGCTACCGTATCCGCCCAACGCATTGCGGAGGTACTGGAAACTGAACCGGACATCAAGGACCCCGAAAACCCCATAAGCTTTGATACCGACACCAGAGGCAAAGTGGAATTCCAAAAGGTAGGTTTCAAATACCCCGGCGCAGATGATTATGTCCTGAAGGATATTTCTTTTGCTACCAAACTCGGGCAAACTACCGCCATTGTAGGCGGCACAGGCAGCGGCAAATCAACTCTGGTTAATCTCATTCCCCGCTTTTACGATATAACCGAAGGCCAGATTTTGATAGATAACACGGACATCCGCAGTGTCACCCAGTATGCCTTGCGGGATAAAATCGGATACATCCCCCAAAAAGCCAGCTTATTCTCCGGCACTATAGAGAGCAATATAGGGTATGGAGATGAAAATGCGGATGAAGATTGGCTAAAGAAAGCCGCCCGGATAGCCCAGCTGACAGAATATATTGACATCGCCGAAAACGGCCTCCAAACACCTATATCGCAGGGAGGGGCAAATATATCCGGCGGTCAAAAACAAAGAATGGCTATTGCCAGAGCCATAGCTAAACAACCTGAAGTATATATCTTTGATGACAGCTTTTCCGCCATTGATTTCAAGACAGATGCAGCTCTGAGAAAAGCCCTTAAAAAAGAAACTCACAATGCTACGGTCTTGATTGTAGCCCAAAGGATAAATACCGTTATGCATGCCGAGCAGATTATCGTGCTGGACAACGGGCGGATTGCCGGAAAAGGCACCCACAAAGAATTGATGGAAAACTGCACGGTATACCGCGAATTGGCCCTCTCACAGCTATCCACGGAGGAGTTATCAGCATGAGCCAGAACAGAAATACCCCTCAGTTACGAATGCCGATGGGCGGCAGACCTATGGGCGGCGGCATGCACATGGGCGGCGGACCTATGGGCGGAATGCGAATGGCACAATCAGGTGAAAAGGCCAGAAATTTTAAGGACACCATGGCCAGCCTTTTGAAATACCTGACACCATACCGCTTTCCGCTTATTATTGCTCTGGTATTAGCCATTTTTGGTACGGTATTTACCATTATCGGCCCGAAACTGTTAGGCAATGCAACCACCAAGCTTTTTGAAGGCTTGGTCAGTAAAGTTACTAATGCAGCCGGTGCCGACATTGATTTTACCTATATCGGCAATATCGTACTGATTCTGGTCGGGCTGTACGTAATCAGTGCCATATGCAGCTATATTATGGGCTACATAATGACCGGCGTATCCATCAAGGTTACCTATGACCTGCGCAAGCAGATAGCTGAAAAAATAAACCGCCTGCCAATGAAATTCTTTGACAACAAGACCTACGGCGAAGTGCTGAGCCACGTAACCAACGATGTTGATTTGATATCCAACACCCTGACCCAAAGCATGTCACAAATGGTTACCTCTATAGTTACCATACTGGGCGTGCTGGTGATGATGTTTACTATAAACTGGATTATGGCACTGGCTTCGCTGATAATAGTCCCCATCTCTATAGGCCTGATTTCAATGATTGTCGGGCGGTCCCAAAAATATTTCCGCAAACAACAGGACTATCTGGGTCATATAAACGGCCATGTGGAAGAAATGTATTCCGCCCACAATGTCATGAAAGCCTTTAACGGTGAGGCAAAATCCATAGCCAAATTCAAAGGGCTGAATGAAGAGCTATACAGTGCATCCTGGAAAGCCCAGTTTTTGTCCAGCATTATGATGCCCATGATGAACTTCATAGGCAACCTGAGTTATGTGGTTGTATGTATTCTGGGCGGCTTTTTGGCCATACAAAAAACTATTCAGGTAGGTGACATACTGGCCTTTGTCCAGTATGTCAGGTCATTTACCCAGCCGCTGGCACAAACCGCCAATATTGTAAATGTACTCCAGTCTACAGCGGCAGCAGCCGAGCGTATTTTTGAATTTCTGGGAGAAGACGAGGAAGTACCCGAACCGTCTAACCCGGTTAGCCTGAAGGATATTTCAGGTGCTGTCAGCTTTAAAGATGTGTCCTTTGGCTACAGCCCGGCTAAAACCATAATTAAAGATTTTAATGCGGATATAAAACCCGGCCAGCGGGTAGCCATTGTAGGCCCTACGGGTGCGGGGAAAACCACCATGGTCAAACTGCTGATGCGCTTTTACGACGTAAACAGCGGGGCGATTCTGGTAGATGGGGTAAATATCCAGGATATAAAGAGACAGGAATACCGGAGTGCTTTCGGCATGGTACTTCAAGATACCTGGCTCTTTAATGGCAGTATTATGGATAATATCCGCTTCGGCAAGCTGGACGCAACTGACGAAGAGGTTTATACCGCAGCCAAAACTGCCTACGTAGATCATTTCATACACACCCTGCCTAGCGGGTATGAAATGATAATGAACGAGGAGTCCAGCAATATTTCCCAAGGTCAAAAACAGTTGCTGACCATTGCCAGAGCCGTTTTGGCCAACCCCAAGATTTTAATTTTGGACGAAGCTACCAGCTCGGTAGATACCAGAACCGAAATGCTGATACAGCAGGCTATGGAAAATCTGATGAAAGGCCGTACCGCATTCATAATTGCCCACCGCCTGTCCACAATCCATAATGCAGATATCATACTGGTAATGAAAGACGGTGCAATTGTAGAACAGGGCAGCCATGAAACACTGCTTGAAGCAAACGGATTTTATGCTTCGCTATATAACAGCCAATTTGAAGCAGGGCCGGCAGAAGCAGACTCTTAATCCGGTTGTTACCCCGGCACAGCCGCTCTTACAAGCTTTGCAGTGGGTTAACTATATATTGAAAAGGCAGAACGTGCAGTCTATAGGGGTTTTGTGAAAAAATACGCATCAGAGATAACGAAGTTAAGCTGGAATATTTTGTGCAGGCGGCGGAAATAAGTACGGATAAGAGGGTTCTGCCTATTGTACAAGATGGTGGGCGGTAGTGGATTTGAACCACTGACCCCCTGCGTGTGAATCATATCCCTAGCCTGCTTTTTAGTAGTGTTAAAGCTAAACTCTTGGCTGGTGGTAACACTGATTTTAGCTTTACAAGCTTATTTTCAGAGATCAATTTGCTAAACATTAGTGCCAAATTAGTGCTACAAATATTTATATGTGAAAATCAATGATAGTTACTTGCCTTATTTATTAGGTTCTAAATCTGCAGTCTGCTTGCTTCTTTCCACACATTCATATACCAGTAAACAGGAAAGATAATTACATTTACCAGTATGAGCAGAACTATCCACAGCCCCTTTTGATTCGAAGCAACCAAGCTGTTTCTGGTGGCATCTATTATGTATAGAGCTAGGATTGCTATCCCCACAGCATAGCTGGCAATCCCAAATGTATAAAACAATCCCTCATTATTTAAGGAAATGCGGGCTATACCGCCTATAACACCTAACACTAAAGGTAATAATCCGCCCACCAACAGCATTATTTTAAAACCCGCAGATTTGCCTTCAAAAAGACCTCGCTGCGCCCTGACTGGTTCTTCCGTAACAACCGTAGCAGACTCTTTGGAATTTTTATATATGTGGAAATACCAATAAAAAGGGAAAACCCCAAAATGGCCGGCAATCAATAAAAACACCCAGAACGCCCTTTGGTTCTTTGCTACCGTCTTATTATGGAACACATCTATTATAAGGATCACCCAGGCCAAGATAAACATAATGATCGGG
This sequence is a window from Dehalococcoides mccartyi 195. Protein-coding genes within it:
- a CDS encoding ABC transporter ATP-binding protein; protein product: MSQNRNTPQLRMPMGGRPMGGGMHMGGGPMGGMRMAQSGEKARNFKDTMASLLKYLTPYRFPLIIALVLAIFGTVFTIIGPKLLGNATTKLFEGLVSKVTNAAGADIDFTYIGNIVLILVGLYVISAICSYIMGYIMTGVSIKVTYDLRKQIAEKINRLPMKFFDNKTYGEVLSHVTNDVDLISNTLTQSMSQMVTSIVTILGVLVMMFTINWIMALASLIIVPISIGLISMIVGRSQKYFRKQQDYLGHINGHVEEMYSAHNVMKAFNGEAKSIAKFKGLNEELYSASWKAQFLSSIMMPMMNFIGNLSYVVVCILGGFLAIQKTIQVGDILAFVQYVRSFTQPLAQTANIVNVLQSTAAAAERIFEFLGEDEEVPEPSNPVSLKDISGAVSFKDVSFGYSPAKTIIKDFNADIKPGQRVAIVGPTGAGKTTMVKLLMRFYDVNSGAILVDGVNIQDIKRQEYRSAFGMVLQDTWLFNGSIMDNIRFGKLDATDEEVYTAAKTAYVDHFIHTLPSGYEMIMNEESSNISQGQKQLLTIARAVLANPKILILDEATSSVDTRTEMLIQQAMENLMKGRTAFIIAHRLSTIHNADIILVMKDGAIVEQGSHETLLEANGFYASLYNSQFEAGPAEADS
- a CDS encoding ABC transporter substrate-binding protein: MKKVIPFILALSLVACTVAGCGDSQTDDPSDNTSTRTITDSVGRTVEIPTVVEKIVPLGNTPRMISYLGLADKVVGLGGMDASNVTPVTAYAYANKDVWANVPLVGTDAAGATDYYPEEIISCDPDVILCSYTKELADEIQTKTGIPVVAVPMGTLFETDYKDALRLLGNVCGVGARAEAVITYINDCLADLATRTAGIPDQGKPSVLGAAATFKGMHGLDGVYTKYAVFEVISANDVTEGLSNTSGALLIDKEQIIVWNPQYIFLDSGGVGLVRADYNDNPGLYAQLTAVQSGNLYQYPSSTSYYSNLEIPIVNAYYVASLLYPEQFSDIDFNQKANEIFSFFLGIDNYLSILESAGAGYGKVTLG
- a CDS encoding FmdE family protein, with product MDEKLWKKAVAFHGHECPGLAIGFRACEAAIEKLGIGTSEDEQIVCITENDACGVDAVQALLSCTMGKGNLIYRGTGKQAFSFYNRTDGKKLRVCLKPGKNNGMERPQWQAHLLSAPLDEIFSFSEPKKDLPERARLFQTLVCDVCGEGAPEHKMRFQNGKTVCLDCFTTYDRGW
- a CDS encoding FecCD family ABC transporter permease, whose translation is MEENRTNQFHLYNAFLRRKRLVFLIAAVATVVAALFAVGAGSLHITLPDVVKTLFGNGSDLSQMVIFNIRLPRVVAAIAVGAILAVSGAVMQCVLRNPLASASTLGVSHGAAFGAAVGIIVFGGGVVNSDSAATAVSINNPYIVTLCAFICGSLSTFVVILLSQLKKDLGPGGLILAGVALSSLFTGGTTLLQYFADETKISSVVFWTFGNMGAASWTEILILAIVFAASITYFLLNRWNYNAMEGGTDTAKSLGVNTRAVMLISMCICTLTAAVAVSFVGIISFVGLVAPHIMRRFVGNDYRYLIPCSAAAGALLLVLADTFGRLVIAPVILPIGAITSFLGAPLFLFLLFRGFKSND
- a CDS encoding alpha/beta fold hydrolase, whose product is MGDLTDRVVLHGKPPYTLMFLHGGPGAGGELAHLAEDISPIKGVIEPRLYSLSIKEQIDYLRDIARTGQQKVVLLGYSWGAWLGIMLAAACPQYISKLILVSCPPFCQAEANGIADIRLGRLNTEQKSRLTALNRLLAEADNTAVADGAMTEIGELFLQADTYSSLNLPDTAAECSYQTYKSVWQEALALRQGNKFAGYLALLKCPVVAIHGDYDSHPAKPVFEYLGDNLTGFSSVLLRRCGHCPWHEQYARQEFMAVLKQEIWYYSHTGN
- a CDS encoding ABC transporter ATP-binding protein, translating into MWKLIKSLKPFTLSVIFIFILLLGQAMSDLSLPDLMSKIINIGVQQQGIENATPTAIRSSEMSRILLFVDSEDKAAVTGYYILLDKNLLSAAEYNQYLESYPGLANEPIYKLNTDDENALNRLNTVMPLPILMVSYIENGTAADILGGQFELPDGADIFEVLANLPAEQLDAIIQSAKSHLSAIPESMVAQSAVSYLATEYQTIGIDLNRLQMNYMFRIGGLMLLLTLVSVTLSVTVGFLSARVAAGFGRDTRRKVFTKVESYSNSEFDKFSTASLITRSTNDIQQIQMILVMLLRIVFYAPIMGVGGIIKALGQDVSMSWIIASAVMAILAMISVVFAVAIPKFRIIQKFVDKLNLVTREMLSGLMVVRAFNKQQLEETKFEKANADLTKTSLFINRIMVFMMPAMMLIMNGVGVLIIWVGAHQIDAGAMQVGNMMAFMQYSMQIIMAFLMVSMVFVMMPRATVSAQRIAEVLETEPDIKDPENPISFDTDTRGKVEFQKVGFKYPGADDYVLKDISFATKLGQTTAIVGGTGSGKSTLVNLIPRFYDITEGQILIDNTDIRSVTQYALRDKIGYIPQKASLFSGTIESNIGYGDENADEDWLKKAARIAQLTEYIDIAENGLQTPISQGGANISGGQKQRMAIARAIAKQPEVYIFDDSFSAIDFKTDAALRKALKKETHNATVLIVAQRINTVMHAEQIIVLDNGRIAGKGTHKELMENCTVYRELALSQLSTEELSA
- a CDS encoding MarR family winged helix-turn-helix transcriptional regulator yields the protein MPEKQFPGESDTARYELLQRLLLRMFSLMKNVQRDASVIKPSLSPPQARLVLIISRYSDSGISVKELARLTSVTPGAITQFINTLVDKKLITRETDPADRRSIKIKLTPSARNEIHQFKNVLFNSAAKKFDALNTDELKEITRIMAKVNPEIITKEEMF
- a CDS encoding ABC transporter ATP-binding protein; this encodes MIEINDVSFAYNKAGKNVLEDISFDIQDNRCIAILGTNGAGKSTLLKCINRICPAQKGVVMVNSQSIFDMSSNAIAQNIAYVPQNNRAINMTVFDTILLGRKPYIKWDASLEDRRIVYDIMQKMKLEDFALRNVSSLSGGEAQKVMLARALAQEPKLLLLDEPTSNLDPRNQHEVLRIVKSIAKEHNTCVAIILHDLNLAIRYCDRFVFLKNSRIFSYGGLETMTPENIESVYRIHVHIMEYMNIPVIVPFPDEKVAPELPSQTLPEPVSEA